TTTTTCTGAGGGAAGGGTTGTAACTAATACGCTCATTTGCAATTTCGGTTTTAAAGGTTCCAAAACCAGTCTGATTGTAGCGTTCTCCCTCTTCCATGACGAGGACTATTTCCTCCATGAAGGCATTCAGCACGTCTCTAATATCCTTTTGGGGCATATCGAGGGATTGAGACAGCTCTTTGACCAGTTCCTGCTTATTCATATCCGTATATTATACAAACAATTCCAGGAGACAACAATCACATTTCTTTTCTTGAAACTAGAATGCGACTCCTGAAAACAGAATGATATTGGCATAGGGGAGGACTTCTCCTGTCCGTATGATAGCCTTTGAATTGGCGTTGAGCTTTTTAAATTCCTTATGGGGGATAAAAGACATGGCCGGTTTGAATCCCGAAGAAGCCTCATAATCTGCGATCATGGTCAGAATATCATCCAGTCCTGCCGCATTGTTGTTTCTGATCTCTTCTGCGAGGATTATTCTTTCAATGCATAACTCATTCAGTACAGCAGAAAGCACTTCTATAAAGGAAGGAATCCCCCTGCTCACTGCCAGATCAATCCTTTTAGTATTCTCAGGAATGGGGAGACCAGCATCTCCTATGGTTAAAGAGTCGGTATGACCCATTGAAGCAATCACAGCAGATATTTCTGAATTCAATAAGACACCTCTTTTCATGGTATCCTCCTCCTTATAGTATAAATCCGATTCATGGATGTTGCCAAATCAATATAAAGAAAAACCTAATAACCCTGCACTTTCAGTACCGATAATCAAAATAGGACTACTACGTTATGTCTGCCCGGAGTTTTCAGACAGACCTTCATCATATGTTGGATCAGTTTAAGGGAGAGACAAATGGATTTTATTACATATCTGGTTTACAAAGATTACATTCCTTTTCAAGTCGGGTTGAATCTTCTTCGTACCTGTATTGCAGAAGAGCATATGAATCGAATCACCGAAGAACTTGTTATCAGGAATATACTTTCCGAGGCACAACTCTATCAGTATCTCAATCAATGGGAAGTAGAAGAGCCGGAATAACCGGTTCCAGGATTCTCTTACCCCTTCAACAGCTACCGTTCCTATTTACCAAAATAACAAAGCCCAGTTTCATTCACGATTAAAATCCATATTATCGATATAAGTCCTGCAAAAAATGGAATATCATTCTCATTTGTATATAATTTGTCATATCTTAGTTGTGCCTTTTCAAATCGGGAGGTTTGTATGAAAAATATGGGATCTTTGGACCGAGTCATCAGGTTGATTCTTGGTGTTGTCCTTGTTGT
This window of the Oceanispirochaeta sp. genome carries:
- the rbsD gene encoding D-ribose pyranase, with translation MKRGVLLNSEISAVIASMGHTDSLTIGDAGLPIPENTKRIDLAVSRGIPSFIEVLSAVLNELCIERIILAEEIRNNNAAGLDDILTMIADYEASSGFKPAMSFIPHKEFKKLNANSKAIIRTGEVLPYANIILFSGVAF
- a CDS encoding HU family DNA-binding protein, with translation MNKQELVKELSQSLDMPQKDIRDVLNAFMEEIVLVMEEGERYNQTGFGTFKTEIANERISYNPSLRKKMKLPPKRKVKFRPSAKFKEKINE